One genomic segment of Amycolatopsis granulosa includes these proteins:
- a CDS encoding acetyl-CoA C-acyltransferase → MRTVAFVEGVRTPFGKAGDKGIYAGTRADDLVVKVIRELLRRHPELPPERVDDVAIAATTQTGDQGLTIGRTAALLAGLPRSVPGYAIDRMCAGAMTAVTTVAGGIGFGAYDIAIAGGVEHMGRHPMGEGVDPNPRIVADRLVDPSALVMGQTAENLHDRFPAITKRRADEYAAQSQERYADAVKAGKIGPELVPVAIRSELGWGLATEDEPPRPGTTVESLASLKTPFRPHGRVTAGNAAGLNDGATGALLADEETARELGLPVAMRMVGYAFAGVDPEVMGVGPVPATEKLLARTGLTIGDIGLFEINEAFAVQVLAFLDHFGIEQTDPRVNPWGGAIACGHPLASSGVRLMTQLSRQFAEHPEVRYGITTMCIGLGMGGTVIWENPAYDGSDK, encoded by the coding sequence GTGCGCACCGTGGCCTTCGTCGAGGGGGTCCGCACCCCGTTCGGCAAGGCGGGTGACAAGGGCATCTACGCCGGCACCAGGGCCGACGACCTCGTGGTCAAGGTCATCCGCGAGCTGCTGCGCCGCCATCCGGAACTGCCACCGGAGCGGGTGGACGACGTCGCCATCGCCGCCACGACCCAGACCGGCGACCAGGGTCTCACGATCGGCCGCACGGCCGCCCTGCTCGCGGGCCTGCCGCGGTCCGTGCCGGGCTACGCGATCGACCGCATGTGCGCCGGTGCGATGACCGCCGTCACCACCGTCGCCGGCGGGATCGGCTTCGGCGCCTACGACATCGCCATCGCGGGCGGCGTCGAGCACATGGGCCGCCACCCGATGGGCGAGGGCGTCGACCCGAACCCGCGGATCGTGGCCGACCGGCTCGTCGACCCGTCCGCGCTGGTGATGGGCCAGACCGCGGAGAACCTGCACGACCGCTTCCCGGCGATCACCAAGCGCCGCGCGGACGAGTACGCCGCGCAGAGCCAGGAGCGCTACGCGGACGCGGTCAAGGCCGGCAAGATCGGCCCCGAGCTGGTGCCGGTCGCGATCCGCTCGGAGCTGGGCTGGGGCCTGGCCACCGAGGACGAGCCGCCGCGGCCGGGCACCACGGTGGAGAGCCTGGCGAGTCTCAAGACCCCGTTCCGCCCGCACGGCCGGGTCACCGCGGGCAACGCGGCCGGCTTGAACGACGGGGCGACCGGTGCCCTGCTCGCCGACGAGGAGACCGCCCGCGAGCTGGGCCTGCCCGTCGCGATGCGGATGGTCGGCTACGCCTTCGCTGGCGTCGACCCCGAGGTGATGGGCGTCGGGCCGGTGCCGGCCACCGAGAAGCTGCTCGCGCGCACCGGCCTGACGATCGGCGACATCGGCCTGTTCGAGATCAACGAGGCGTTCGCGGTGCAGGTGCTGGCCTTCCTCGACCACTTCGGCATCGAGCAGACCGACCCGCGGGTCAACCCGTGGGGCGGCGCGATCGCCTGCGGCCACCCGCTGGCCTCCTCCGGCGTGCGGCTGATGACGCAGCTGTCCCGCCAGTTCGCCGAGCACCCCGAGGTCCGCTACGGCATCACCACGATGTGCATCGGCCTCGGCATGGGCGGCACCGTGATCTGGGAGAACCCTGCCTACGACGGGAGTGACAAGTGA
- a CDS encoding response regulator, with translation MVPHPREELFSVLVVDDHPLLREAIAARLAQMGAGTVHEAASVAEARARAAATGPCDLAILDLGLPDGSGIDLVTELRSQGWPRIVVLASSDDPYAVRSAFQAGAQAYLLKSASPVVVTDGVRRVLDGGVYADPSVAPVLATGTRVPGTDNTPRELSAREVEVLQLVADGQSNKEIGEELSLSALTVKSHLSRIGRKLGTGDRAQMVALAMRAGVIR, from the coding sequence ATGGTTCCGCATCCGCGGGAAGAGCTGTTTTCCGTGCTGGTGGTCGACGACCACCCGCTGCTGAGGGAGGCGATTGCCGCACGACTCGCACAGATGGGTGCGGGCACCGTACACGAGGCCGCCTCGGTGGCCGAGGCGAGGGCGCGGGCTGCCGCGACGGGTCCGTGTGACCTGGCCATCCTCGACCTCGGACTGCCGGACGGCAGTGGGATCGACCTGGTGACGGAGCTCCGTAGCCAGGGCTGGCCCCGCATCGTGGTGCTCGCCTCGTCCGACGATCCGTATGCCGTGCGCTCGGCCTTCCAGGCCGGTGCCCAGGCGTACCTGCTGAAGTCGGCCTCCCCCGTGGTGGTGACCGACGGGGTGCGCCGGGTGCTGGACGGCGGGGTGTACGCGGACCCGAGCGTGGCCCCGGTCCTCGCGACCGGCACGCGGGTGCCGGGCACCGACAACACGCCGCGGGAGCTGTCCGCGCGCGAGGTCGAGGTGCTGCAGCTGGTCGCCGACGGCCAGTCCAACAAGGAAATCGGCGAGGAGCTCAGCCTCTCCGCGCTCACCGTCAAGTCGCACCTGTCCCGGATCGGGCGCAAGCTCGGCACCGGCGACCGGGCGCAGATGGTGGCGCTGGCGATGCGAGCCGGCGTGATCCGCTGA
- a CDS encoding peptide deformylase, whose protein sequence is MVADQRGQRQPFRRRTAPGRAHLLVERNRRADEQYEGCLSFFDVRGQVPRSHVIQVEHTTLDGTTMITLFERARLDPHEVDHLHGHVYTGRIRPRSERSPWSSTAAPAPPGFEMEDPGWSAAASRTQAAVRDSNVAEVQAAIRENRQPRAC, encoded by the coding sequence TTGGTCGCCGACCAGCGGGGTCAACGGCAACCTTTCCGCCGCCGCACGGCGCCGGGCCGCGCACACCTACTCGTGGAAAGAAATCGCCGAGCCGACGAACAGTACGAAGGCTGCCTGTCGTTCTTCGACGTCCGCGGCCAGGTCCCCCGCTCGCACGTCATCCAGGTCGAACACACCACCCTCGACGGCACCACCATGATCACCCTGTTCGAGCGCGCCCGCCTGGACCCCCACGAGGTCGACCACCTGCACGGCCACGTCTACACCGGCCGCATACGCCCCCGAAGCGAGCGATCCCCGTGGAGCAGTACCGCGGCACCCGCACCGCCTGGGTTCGAGATGGAGGACCCCGGCTGGAGCGCCGCCGCGAGCCGCACCCAAGCCGCCGTCCGCGACAGCAACGTCGCGGAAGTCCAAGCCGCCATCCGCGAAAATCGCCAACCGCGGGCGTGCTGA
- a CDS encoding DUF3000 family protein, whose amino-acid sequence MTAMTHAPEMFRQAVAALQALRPRPEMTLEPIRAPQRLAPWSYALSCDAAGPADVTATGRLVLLHDPEGQESWHGVLRVVVYVRAEIDRELASDPFLPAVGWSWLTDALENSGASWTALGGTVTETSSARFGDISGPARTDDLELRASWTPVEEDVRPHGEAFCQLMSSVAGLPPVGVSMFGHRQSG is encoded by the coding sequence GTGACCGCGATGACGCATGCGCCCGAGATGTTCCGCCAAGCTGTCGCGGCGCTGCAGGCCCTCCGGCCCCGACCGGAGATGACGCTCGAGCCGATCCGCGCACCGCAGCGGCTCGCGCCCTGGTCCTACGCGCTCAGCTGCGACGCGGCCGGTCCCGCGGACGTGACGGCCACCGGCCGCCTGGTGCTGCTGCACGACCCGGAGGGCCAGGAGTCCTGGCACGGCGTGCTGCGCGTGGTGGTCTACGTGCGCGCGGAAATCGACCGGGAGCTGGCCAGCGACCCGTTCCTGCCCGCGGTCGGCTGGTCGTGGCTCACCGACGCGCTGGAGAACTCGGGTGCGTCCTGGACCGCGCTCGGCGGCACGGTGACCGAGACCTCGTCGGCCCGCTTCGGCGACATCAGCGGTCCCGCCCGTACCGACGATCTCGAGCTGCGGGCGTCCTGGACCCCGGTGGAGGAGGACGTCCGTCCGCACGGCGAGGCGTTCTGCCAGCTGATGTCGAGCGTGGCCGGGCTGCCGCCGGTCGGGGTCTCGATGTTCGGGCACCGGCAGAGCGGCTGA
- the hemE gene encoding uroporphyrinogen decarboxylase yields the protein MRQAGRSLPEYRALREGVPMLTACFDPEMIAEITLQPVRRHGVDAAVFFSDIVVPLVAAGIDVDIVPGTGPVVAAPVRDAAAVAGLPELDPARLEPVLDGTRLLVERLGETPLIGFAGAPFTLASYLIEGGPSRTYERTKALMHSEPALWHDLAARLAGIAVTFLRGQVEAGADAVQLFDSWAGALTLREYREFVLPHSARVLAAVADLDVPRIHFGVGTGEILSAMRDAGADVVGVDWRIPLDEAVRRLTANGEPTPVVQGNLDPALLGASWPVIEAEVRRIAAEGRAAAAHIFNLGHGVPPGADPGVLTRIVELVHSLEP from the coding sequence ATGCGCCAGGCCGGCCGGTCGCTGCCCGAATACCGCGCGCTGCGCGAGGGCGTGCCGATGCTGACGGCGTGCTTCGACCCGGAGATGATCGCCGAGATCACGCTCCAGCCGGTGCGCCGCCACGGCGTGGACGCCGCCGTCTTCTTCAGCGACATCGTGGTGCCGCTGGTCGCCGCCGGGATCGACGTCGACATCGTGCCGGGGACCGGTCCCGTCGTGGCCGCCCCGGTGCGCGACGCGGCCGCGGTCGCCGGCCTGCCCGAGCTGGACCCGGCGCGGCTGGAACCGGTCCTCGACGGCACCCGCCTGCTGGTCGAACGCCTCGGCGAGACGCCGCTGATCGGGTTCGCCGGCGCGCCGTTCACGCTCGCCTCCTACCTCATCGAGGGCGGCCCCAGCCGCACCTACGAGCGCACCAAGGCCCTGATGCACTCCGAGCCCGCGCTGTGGCACGACCTGGCCGCGCGGCTCGCCGGCATCGCGGTGACCTTCCTGCGCGGGCAGGTCGAGGCCGGCGCTGATGCGGTGCAGCTGTTCGACTCCTGGGCCGGCGCGCTCACCCTGCGGGAGTACCGCGAGTTCGTGCTGCCGCACTCCGCCCGCGTGCTGGCGGCGGTGGCCGACCTGGACGTGCCGCGCATCCACTTCGGCGTCGGTACCGGTGAAATCCTGTCCGCGATGCGCGACGCCGGGGCCGACGTGGTGGGTGTCGACTGGCGGATCCCGCTGGACGAGGCCGTGCGGCGGCTGACCGCCAACGGCGAGCCCACCCCGGTGGTGCAGGGCAACCTGGACCCGGCGCTGCTGGGCGCGTCCTGGCCGGTGATCGAGGCCGAGGTGCGCCGCATCGCCGCCGAGGGCCGCGCCGCCGCCGCGCACATCTTCAACCTCGGTCACGGCGTGCCGCCGGGCGCCGACCCCGGGGTGCTGACCCGCATCGTCGAACTCGTCCACAGCCTGGAGCCCTGA
- a CDS encoding 3-hydroxyacyl-CoA dehydrogenase NAD-binding domain-containing protein, producing MTFTVEQAEAAFPDEVVTRATTRLIAVPGLDKQVALITLDNGHDHTRPSTFGPQGLVSLNAALDEAFAAEPAAVAVTGKPFIFAVGADLSGIEAVSDPALAHEIAETGHAVFRRLTDSAIPTFAFVNGAVMGGGLELALSCHYRTLSESAAAIAFPEVFLGLFPGWGGTQLLPNLIGPDAAVTVIIENALNQNKMLKPKQAAELGIVDELLGSADFLEQSLRWLARVVRGEVTPQRAEIDRGAGWDAAIARAKAIVDGRTKGASPGATKAVELLELARANDLDAGYAAETQALAQLLLDDTLRAGLYSFNLVNKRAKRPAGAPDKSLARKVTKVGVVGAGLMASQLALLFVRRLKVPVVLTDVDQARIDKGVSSVHGEIDKLLGRKRISPDEANRLKALVSGSLDKAAFADADFVIEAVFEEMGVKQQVFGDLENYVRPEAILATNTSSLSVSEMASKLRHPERVVGFHFFNPVAVLPLLEIVRGAKTDDAALATAFAVGKQLKKSSVLVSDASAFVVNRLLLRFLGEVLTAVDEGTPFEVADRALEPLGLPMSPLTLMQLVGPAIALHVGETLHAAFPDRFGVSENLKKFVASGKTAVWQWDDQGNQTVDPEVAALWQQGDKPSTAEELRERALSAIAGEIRIMLDEGVVAEPQDIDLCLILGAGWPFWLGGITPYLDRTGVSAKVTGKPFLAPGVASVPA from the coding sequence GTGACGTTCACGGTCGAGCAGGCCGAGGCCGCGTTCCCGGACGAGGTCGTCACGCGGGCGACCACGCGCCTGATCGCGGTACCCGGCCTGGACAAGCAGGTCGCCCTGATCACGCTGGACAACGGGCACGACCACACCCGCCCGTCCACCTTCGGCCCGCAGGGCCTGGTGAGCCTGAACGCCGCGCTGGACGAGGCGTTCGCCGCGGAGCCGGCGGCCGTCGCGGTCACCGGCAAGCCGTTCATCTTCGCCGTCGGCGCGGACCTCTCCGGCATCGAGGCGGTCTCGGACCCGGCACTGGCGCACGAGATCGCCGAGACCGGTCACGCGGTGTTCCGCCGCCTGACCGACTCGGCGATCCCGACCTTCGCCTTCGTCAACGGCGCGGTCATGGGCGGTGGTCTCGAACTGGCCTTGTCCTGCCACTACCGCACGCTGTCGGAGTCGGCGGCCGCGATCGCCTTCCCCGAGGTGTTCCTCGGACTGTTCCCGGGCTGGGGCGGCACGCAGCTGCTGCCGAACCTGATCGGGCCGGACGCCGCGGTCACCGTGATCATCGAGAACGCGCTGAACCAGAACAAGATGCTCAAGCCGAAGCAGGCCGCCGAGCTGGGCATCGTGGACGAGCTGCTGGGCAGCGCGGACTTCCTCGAGCAGTCCCTGCGGTGGCTGGCGCGAGTGGTCCGCGGCGAGGTCACCCCGCAGCGCGCGGAGATCGACCGCGGTGCCGGCTGGGACGCCGCGATCGCCCGGGCCAAGGCCATTGTGGACGGTCGGACCAAGGGCGCGTCGCCCGGTGCCACCAAGGCCGTCGAGCTGCTGGAACTGGCGCGTGCCAACGACCTGGACGCCGGCTACGCGGCCGAGACCCAGGCACTGGCCCAGTTGCTGCTGGACGACACGCTGCGCGCCGGGCTGTACTCGTTCAACCTGGTCAACAAGCGGGCCAAGCGGCCGGCCGGCGCACCGGACAAGTCGCTGGCCCGCAAGGTGACCAAGGTCGGCGTGGTGGGCGCCGGCCTGATGGCCAGCCAGCTCGCGCTGCTGTTCGTGCGGCGGCTTAAGGTCCCGGTCGTGCTGACCGACGTGGACCAGGCACGCATCGACAAGGGTGTGTCCTCTGTGCACGGCGAGATCGACAAGCTGCTCGGCAGGAAGCGGATCTCGCCGGACGAGGCCAACCGGCTCAAGGCACTGGTGAGCGGCTCGCTGGACAAGGCCGCCTTCGCCGACGCCGACTTCGTGATCGAGGCCGTGTTCGAGGAGATGGGCGTCAAGCAGCAGGTCTTCGGCGACCTGGAGAACTACGTCCGGCCCGAGGCGATCCTGGCAACCAACACCTCGTCGCTGTCGGTGTCGGAGATGGCGTCGAAGCTGCGGCACCCGGAGCGGGTCGTCGGGTTCCACTTCTTCAACCCGGTGGCCGTGCTGCCGCTGCTGGAGATCGTGCGCGGCGCGAAGACCGACGACGCGGCGCTGGCGACCGCGTTCGCGGTGGGCAAGCAGCTCAAGAAGTCCAGTGTGCTGGTCTCCGACGCCTCGGCGTTCGTGGTGAACCGGCTGCTGCTGCGCTTCCTCGGCGAGGTGCTGACCGCCGTCGACGAGGGCACGCCGTTCGAGGTGGCCGACCGTGCGCTGGAGCCGCTGGGCCTGCCGATGTCGCCGCTGACGCTGATGCAGCTGGTGGGCCCGGCGATCGCGCTGCACGTGGGCGAGACGCTGCACGCGGCGTTCCCGGACCGCTTCGGTGTGAGCGAGAACCTGAAGAAGTTCGTCGCGTCCGGCAAGACCGCGGTGTGGCAGTGGGACGACCAGGGCAACCAGACGGTCGACCCGGAGGTCGCCGCGCTGTGGCAGCAGGGCGACAAGCCCTCGACGGCGGAGGAGCTGCGGGAGCGGGCGCTGTCCGCGATCGCCGGGGAGATCCGGATCATGCTCGACGAGGGCGTGGTCGCGGAGCCGCAGGACATCGACCTCTGCCTGATCCTGGGCGCCGGCTGGCCGTTCTGGCTCGGCGGCATCACGCCGTACCTGGACCGGACGGGTGTGTCGGCGAAGGTGACCGGAAAGCCGTTCCTGGCGCCGGGCGTGGCGTCCGTGCCCGCGTAG
- a CDS encoding nitrilase family protein — MSTSTIIAAAVQCDPQVGLENKDKNLARTLELIGAAADRGANLVVLPELVNTGYSFTTREEAYAHAEELTGPTVQAWTELARDRGLHVVGGITEVDGVRLFDTAVLIGPDGLIGHYRKNHLWNREKLVFAPGDLGFPVFDTHIGRIGLLICWDIWFPEVARLLAVQGADVICSVNNWVWTPPPLFDDAGRCMAAYLTMTASHVNGVPIVAANRVGEERGAKFLGCSLITGTNGWPASEVAAAEGETIISAELDLMASRSAPIWNELNDLWRDRRTDLYDSLLGYRGGQVHPR; from the coding sequence ATGTCGACGAGCACCATCATCGCCGCTGCCGTGCAATGCGACCCCCAGGTCGGCCTGGAGAACAAGGACAAGAACCTGGCCCGCACGCTCGAGCTGATCGGCGCGGCCGCCGACCGCGGCGCGAACCTGGTCGTGCTGCCGGAGCTGGTCAACACCGGCTACTCGTTCACCACCCGCGAGGAGGCGTACGCGCACGCCGAGGAGCTGACCGGGCCGACCGTCCAGGCGTGGACCGAGCTGGCCCGTGACCGCGGCCTGCACGTCGTCGGCGGGATCACCGAGGTGGACGGGGTGCGGCTGTTCGACACGGCCGTCCTCATCGGACCGGACGGGCTGATCGGCCACTACCGCAAGAACCACCTGTGGAACCGGGAAAAGCTGGTGTTCGCACCCGGCGATCTCGGGTTCCCGGTGTTCGACACCCACATCGGCCGGATCGGCCTGCTGATCTGCTGGGACATCTGGTTCCCGGAGGTGGCGCGGCTGCTCGCGGTGCAGGGTGCGGACGTCATCTGCAGCGTGAACAACTGGGTCTGGACGCCGCCGCCGCTGTTCGACGACGCCGGCCGCTGCATGGCCGCCTACCTCACCATGACCGCCTCACACGTCAACGGGGTGCCGATCGTCGCCGCCAACCGGGTCGGCGAGGAGCGCGGCGCGAAGTTCCTGGGCTGTTCCCTGATCACCGGGACCAACGGCTGGCCGGCGAGCGAGGTCGCCGCCGCCGAAGGCGAGACGATCATCTCCGCCGAGCTCGACCTGATGGCGAGCCGCTCCGCGCCGATCTGGAACGAGCTCAACGACCTCTGGCGCGACCGCCGGACCGATCTCTACGACTCCCTGCTCGGCTACCGCGGCGGCCAGGTCCACCCGCGGTGA
- a CDS encoding HRDC domain-containing protein codes for MPDTSEPAVPVTLTEPSEGTPDVVADEQALAHACDRLAAGTGAIAVDTERASGYRYWPKAYLVQLRREGSGTVLVDPIALPGRLGPLQEVLNGQEWVLHAASQDLPCLAELGLVPGSLFDTELAGRLAGYERVALGTLVELLLGYHLEKGHSAADWSKRPLPVDWLNYAALDVELLIPLREKLEAELDAQGKLDWARQEFEAVRTAPQPAPRTEPWRRTSGIHKVRTARGLAAVRALWEARDELARKRDRAPSRVLPDSAIVNAVLADPKSVAELQALPVFGGRVQRRYTGNWFRHLQAARQLPRDQLPNPAQPNDGPPPANRWADKDPDAAARLAAARAGLAKLAEHHQLPVENLLLPDLLRRTCWRPPEDRSAEGVSAALAAGGARPWQIELTAPVLVEALQATA; via the coding sequence GTGCCTGACACCAGCGAACCGGCTGTCCCGGTCACCCTCACCGAGCCGTCCGAAGGGACGCCGGACGTGGTGGCGGACGAGCAGGCGCTGGCGCACGCCTGCGATCGGCTCGCCGCCGGCACGGGCGCGATCGCGGTGGACACCGAGCGCGCGTCCGGCTACCGCTACTGGCCCAAGGCCTACCTGGTGCAGCTGCGCCGCGAGGGCTCGGGCACGGTCCTGGTGGACCCGATCGCCCTCCCGGGCCGGCTCGGGCCGCTCCAGGAGGTGCTCAACGGCCAGGAGTGGGTGCTGCACGCCGCCTCGCAGGACCTGCCGTGCCTGGCCGAGCTGGGCCTGGTCCCCGGCAGCCTGTTCGACACCGAGCTGGCCGGGCGGCTGGCCGGGTACGAACGGGTGGCGCTCGGCACGCTGGTCGAGCTGCTGCTGGGCTACCACCTCGAGAAGGGGCACAGCGCCGCGGACTGGTCGAAACGGCCGTTGCCGGTGGACTGGCTCAACTACGCGGCGCTGGACGTCGAGCTGCTGATCCCGCTGCGGGAGAAGCTCGAGGCGGAGCTGGACGCGCAGGGCAAGCTGGACTGGGCACGTCAGGAGTTCGAGGCCGTGCGGACCGCCCCGCAGCCCGCCCCGCGGACCGAGCCGTGGCGCCGCACGTCAGGAATTCACAAGGTGCGCACCGCCCGGGGGCTCGCGGCGGTGCGGGCGCTGTGGGAGGCGCGGGACGAGCTGGCCCGCAAGCGCGACCGGGCGCCGAGCCGGGTGCTCCCGGACAGCGCGATCGTCAACGCGGTGCTGGCCGACCCGAAGTCCGTCGCCGAGCTGCAGGCGCTGCCGGTCTTCGGTGGCCGCGTGCAGCGCCGGTACACCGGCAACTGGTTCCGGCACCTGCAGGCGGCCCGTCAGCTGCCGCGGGACCAGCTGCCCAACCCGGCACAACCCAACGACGGCCCGCCCCCGGCGAACCGCTGGGCGGACAAGGACCCCGACGCGGCAGCCCGCCTGGCCGCGGCGCGTGCCGGCCTGGCGAAGCTCGCCGAGCACCACCAGCTGCCGGTGGAAAACCTGCTGCTGCCCGACCTGTTGCGCCGCACCTGCTGGCGGCCGCCGGAGGACCGGAGCGCCGAGGGCGTGTCCGCGGCGCTCGCCGCGGGCGGCGCCCGGCCGTGGCAGATCGAGCTCACGGCACCGGTACTGGTGGAAGCACTCCAGGCGACGGCCTGA
- a CDS encoding substrate-binding domain-containing protein has protein sequence MGREVRKRPATLRTIARSAGVDVSTVSRVLNGSPEDAARAASRETAEAIREWAARLDYRPNPHATSLRTQRSNLVGVLVPRLSDVVLATIYEGIEDAAAGHGLATFVMNSHDRPAEQRARTELALSRRVDGLVLGDAHHDGVLTGELAERAVPFVLVSRHAGEHPAVTCDDYRGGRLVAEHFLALGHRRAAVIAGEPFASTGIDRTAGFADRYREEGLDVTSVHSGFDTASGHRAAERLLAADPRPTALFAVNDFAAIGALGAVRDAGLRPGADVAVAGFNDIPLAAELPVPLTSVRSPMHEMGRRALELLVTVLNGGHAQSQRLEPELRVRASTAAFRPPNGGS, from the coding sequence GTGGGCCGAGAGGTGCGGAAGCGGCCGGCGACGCTGCGGACCATCGCGCGCAGCGCCGGGGTCGACGTGTCGACCGTGTCCCGGGTACTCAACGGGTCGCCGGAGGACGCGGCGCGCGCCGCGTCCCGGGAGACGGCCGAGGCGATCCGGGAGTGGGCGGCCCGGCTGGACTACCGGCCCAACCCGCACGCGACGAGCCTGCGCACCCAGCGCAGCAACCTGGTGGGCGTCCTGGTGCCGCGGTTGTCCGACGTCGTCCTCGCCACCATCTACGAGGGCATCGAGGACGCCGCCGCGGGGCACGGGCTGGCGACGTTCGTGATGAACAGCCACGACCGGCCGGCCGAGCAACGCGCGCGGACCGAGCTGGCGCTGTCGCGCCGGGTGGACGGGCTCGTCCTGGGCGACGCCCACCACGACGGCGTCCTCACCGGCGAACTGGCCGAGCGCGCTGTCCCGTTCGTCCTGGTCAGCCGCCATGCCGGCGAGCACCCCGCGGTCACCTGCGACGACTACCGCGGCGGGCGGCTGGTGGCCGAGCACTTCCTCGCGCTGGGCCACCGGCGCGCCGCGGTGATCGCCGGGGAGCCGTTCGCGAGCACCGGCATCGACCGGACGGCCGGGTTCGCCGACCGCTACCGCGAGGAAGGGCTCGACGTGACGTCCGTCCACTCCGGATTCGACACCGCGAGCGGGCACCGGGCGGCCGAGCGGCTCCTCGCCGCGGATCCCCGGCCGACCGCCCTCTTCGCCGTCAACGACTTCGCCGCCATCGGTGCCCTCGGCGCCGTGCGCGACGCCGGTCTGCGGCCCGGCGCGGACGTCGCGGTCGCCGGGTTCAACGACATCCCACTCGCCGCCGAACTGCCGGTGCCGCTGACCTCTGTGCGCTCCCCGATGCACGAGATGGGGCGGCGTGCGCTGGAACTGCTCGTCACGGTCCTCAACGGAGGGCACGCGCAGTCGCAACGCCTGGAGCCGGAACTGCGGGTGCGGGCGTCCACCGCGGCGTTCCGGCCGCCGAACGGCGGAAGCTGA
- a CDS encoding amidase family protein, with amino-acid sequence MSSSLPTRTAPPPGAGWFAHRSVAGLAADLRAGRLTARDLVAAALAEIERWDPVVNAFVTVDDAGARRAAEQADRELADGVDRGPLHGIPIAVKDLIDVRGLPTTAGSRHFTGAVAGEDADCVRRLRAAGAIVLGKTATHEIALGPTGDRAAGGPTRNPHLPGHMAGGSSSGSAAAVAAGMVPLALGTDTGGSVRVPAALCGVVGLKPTHGALSLHGVLPLAPSLDTVGPMARTAADCRLLWTVLSGTRPVPGTAPLAWVAPEPIHPTLPEVTAVVRAALGDLAEVTEVTEVTVPEVAELREAYPVLQGSEAFAVHAERFAAAPGLFGEEVRERLRAGSEIRGWEYVRARELRDQVRAHVLGLLRRHGFLALPTVPLPAPPVDARTSAVGDVRAALLSLTSPWSVLGLPALSVPAGLAGELPVGLQLVGPPGSEHRLLTIAERL; translated from the coding sequence GTGTCGTCATCCCTGCCGACCAGGACGGCCCCACCCCCGGGCGCGGGCTGGTTCGCACACCGCTCCGTCGCCGGACTGGCCGCGGACCTGCGCGCCGGGCGGCTCACCGCGCGTGACCTGGTCGCCGCCGCGCTCGCCGAGATCGAGCGGTGGGACCCGGTCGTCAACGCGTTCGTCACGGTCGACGACGCCGGCGCGCGGCGCGCCGCCGAGCAGGCGGATCGCGAGCTGGCGGACGGAGTGGACCGCGGGCCGCTGCACGGCATCCCGATCGCCGTCAAGGACCTGATCGACGTGCGCGGCCTGCCGACCACCGCCGGATCCCGCCACTTCACCGGTGCGGTCGCCGGCGAGGACGCCGACTGCGTCCGGCGGCTGCGCGCCGCCGGGGCGATCGTGCTGGGCAAGACCGCCACGCACGAGATCGCCCTGGGCCCGACCGGCGACCGCGCGGCCGGTGGCCCCACCCGCAACCCGCACCTGCCCGGCCACATGGCCGGCGGATCCAGCAGCGGGTCGGCCGCCGCGGTCGCGGCCGGCATGGTGCCGCTCGCCCTCGGCACCGACACCGGCGGTTCGGTGCGGGTCCCCGCCGCCCTCTGCGGCGTCGTCGGGCTCAAGCCCACCCACGGCGCGCTGAGCCTGCACGGCGTCCTCCCGCTGGCCCCGTCGCTGGACACCGTCGGCCCGATGGCCCGCACCGCCGCGGACTGCCGTCTGCTGTGGACGGTGCTGAGCGGGACCCGGCCCGTCCCGGGTACCGCTCCGCTGGCCTGGGTGGCGCCGGAGCCGATCCACCCCACACTCCCGGAAGTCACCGCGGTGGTCCGCGCCGCCCTGGGTGACCTCGCTGAAGTCACCGAAGTCACCGAAGTCACCGTGCCGGAGGTGGCGGAACTGCGCGAGGCGTACCCGGTTCTGCAGGGCAGCGAAGCGTTCGCCGTGCACGCGGAACGCTTCGCGGCCGCACCCGGGCTCTTCGGCGAGGAGGTCCGCGAACGTCTGCGCGCCGGCAGCGAGATCCGCGGCTGGGAGTACGTCCGCGCCCGCGAACTGCGTGACCAGGTGCGCGCCCACGTGCTCGGCCTGCTCCGGCGCCACGGTTTCCTCGCCCTGCCGACGGTTCCGCTGCCCGCCCCGCCGGTGGACGCGCGCACCTCGGCCGTCGGCGACGTGCGAGCCGCGTTGCTGTCCCTGACCAGCCCGTGGAGCGTCCTCGGGCTGCCTGCCCTGTCCGTACCCGCCGGCCTGGCCGGTGAGCTGCCCGTCGGTCTGCAGCTCGTCGGCCCGCCCGGCTCCGAGCACCGCCTCCTGACCATCGCCGAACGACTCTGA